The Benincasa hispida cultivar B227 chromosome 9, ASM972705v1, whole genome shotgun sequence genome has a segment encoding these proteins:
- the LOC120086531 gene encoding plasma membrane ATPase 4-like, which yields MANPITLQEIRNESVDLERIPIEDVFEKLKCSNDGLTSEEGANRLQVFGPNKLEEKKESKILKFMGFMWNPLSWVMEVAAIMAIVLANGGGRPPDWQDFVGVIALLIINSTISFIEENNAGNAAAALMAGLAPKTKVLRDGRWSEQDAAILVPGDIISIKLGDIIPADARLLQGDPLKIDQSALTGESLPVTKNPSDEVFSGSTCKQGEIEAIVIATGVHTFFGKAAHLVDNTNQVGHFQKVLTAIGNFCICSIAIGIIIEIIVMYPIQHRAYRDGIDNLLVLLIGGIPIAMPTVLSVTMAIGSHRLSKQGAITKRMTAIEEMAGMDVLCSDKTGTLTLNKLTVDQSLTEVFLEGMDKEHVILLAARASRTENQDAIDAAIVGMLADPKEARAGIREVHFFPFNPVDKRTALTYIDSSDNWHRVSKGAPEQILNLCNSSEANRKKVHGVIDKFAECGLRSLGVARQEVPERTKESPGEAWQLVGLLALFDPPRHDSAETIRRALNLGVNVKMITGDQLAIAKETGRRLGMGSNMYPSSALLSQDRGALADSLPVDELIETADGFAGVFPEHKYEIVRRLQEKKHICGMTGDGVNDAPALKKADIGIAVADATDAARSASDIVLTEPGLSVIISAVLTSRAIFQRMKNYTIYAVSITIRIVFGFLLISLIWKFDFAPFMVLIIAILNDGTIMTISKDRVKPSPQPDSWKLKEIFGTGIVLGGYMALMTVLFFWIMKDTDFFTNTFHVPSLRNDDPRMMAALYLQVSIVSQALIFVTRSRSWSFFERPGLFLVVAFIVAQLFATMIAVYANWGFARIHGAGWGWAGVIWLYSLITYIPLDILKFTIRYALSGRAWNNLLQNKTAFTTKKDYGKEEREAQWATSQRTIHGLQPPQTNIIASDRISCGGELSEIAEQAKRRAEIARLRELHTLKGRVESVVKLKGLDIDTINQHYTV from the exons ATGGCCAACCCTATCACTCTCCAAGAGATTCGTAATGAGTCAGTTGATCTG GAACGTATTCCCATCGAGGATGTCTTCGAGAAGCTGAAATGCTCAAACGACGGCCTCACTTCAGAGGAAGGGGCCAATCGGCTTCAAGTTTTTGGACCCAACAAACTCGAAGAGAAGAAG GAAAGCAAAATTCTGAAATTTATGGGATTTATGTGGAATCCTCTATCATGGGTCATGGAAGTAGCTGCTATCATGGCTATTGTCTTGGCAAACGGTGGTGGAAGGCCTCCAGACTGGCAAGATTTTGTGGGAGTTATTGCACTGCTTATTATTAACTCAACCATCTCTTTCATTGAAGAGAATAATGCAGGAAATGCAGCTGCGGCCCTTATGGCTGGTCTGGCTCCAAAAACTAAG GTTCTTAGAGATGGTCGGTGGAGCGAGCAAGATGCTGCTATTCTTGTTCCTGGTGATATAATTAGTATCAAACTAGGAGACATAATCCCTGCTGATGCTCGTCTTCTCCAGGGAGACCCTTTGAAGATTGACCAATCGGCTCTAACTGGCGAGTCCCTCCCTGTTACCAAAAATCCTTCGGATGAAGTTTTCTCAGGATCAACCTGTAAGCAGGGAGAAATTGAAGCAATAGTGATTGCTACTGGTGTGCACACCTTCTTTGGCAAAGCTGCTCATTTAGTGGACAACACTAATCAAGTTGGGCATTTCCAAAAAGTTCTTACTGCCATCGGGAATTTCTGTATTTGCTCTATTGCTATTGGAATTATTATCGAGATCATTGTCATGTACCCAATTCAACATCGTGCGTATAGGGATGGTATTGACAATTTGTTGGTGcttttgattggaggaattccTATTGCCATGCCGACTGTTTTGTCTGTCACCATGGCCATTGGTTCCCACCGACTTTCTAAGCAAGGTGCAATTACCAAGCGGATGACCGCCATTGAAGAGATGGCTGGCATGGATGTCCTATGTAGTGACAAGACTGGAACATTAACCTTGAATAAACTCACTGTTGATCAATCCTTGACTGAAGTCTTTCTAGAGGGTATGGATAAAGAACATGTCATCCTTCTTGCAGCAAGGGCTTCTAGAACAGAAAATCAAGATGCCATTGATGCTGCTATTGTTGGGATGTTGGCAGATCCAAAAGAG GCACGAGCTGGTATCAGAGAAGTTCATTTTTTTCCATTCAACCCTGTAGATAAGAGAACTGCTCTCACCTATATTGATTCAAGTGATAATTGGCATCGAGTTAGCAAAGGTGCTCCGGAGCAG ATCTTAAATCTTTGCAATTCCAGCGAAGCCAACAGGAAAAAAGTTCATGGAGTGATTGATAAGTTTGCTGAATGTGGACTTCGATCCCTGGGTGTTGCTAGACAG GAAGTACCTGAGAGAACCAAAGAAAGTCCAGGAGAAGCATGGCAACTTGTTGGTTTATTAGCTTTGTTTGATCCTCCCAGGCATGATAGTGCAGAAACCATTCGAAGGGCTCTTAACCTTGGAGTAAATGTCAAGATGATTACTG GGGACCAACTGGCCATTGCCAAGGAAACTGGTCGGAGACTTGGTATGGGATCAAATATGTACCCTTCATCTGCATTACTTTCTCAAGATAGGGGTGCATTAGCAGATTCCCTTCCTGTGGACGAGTTGATTGAAACAGCTGATGGGTTTGCTGGTGTATTTCCAG AACACAAATATGAAATTGTGAGAAGGTTACAAGAGAAGAAACATATTTGTGGAATGACCGGAGATGGTGTAAATGATGCTCCTGCACTAAAGAAGGCAGATATTGGAATTGCTGTTGCTGATGCAACTGATGCAGCTAGGAGCGCTTCCGACATTGTCCTAACTGAACCTGGATTGAGTGTTATCATTAGTGCAGTACTGACTAGCAGGGCAATTTTCCAAAGAATGAAGAATTATACG attTATGCCGTTTCCATCACCATTCGTATAGTG TTTGGTTTCCTATTGATTTCTTTGATTTGGAAATTTGATTTCGCTCCATTCATGGTTTTAATCATAGCTATTCTAAACGATG GAACGATCATGACTATTTCGAAAGATCGAGTTAAGCCTTCGCCACAGCCTGATAGCTGGAAGTTAAAGGAAATTTTTGGTACTGGCATTGTGTTAGGAGGATACATGGCCTTAATGACAGTGCTGTTCTTTTGGATCATGAAAGATACTGACTTTTTCACG AACACATTCCATGTACCATCTCTGAGGAACGACGACCCCAGAATGATGGCAGCATTGTATCTTCAAGTCAGCATCGTGAGCCAAGCCCTTATTTTTGTCACACGGTCTCGAAGCTGGTCATTTTTCGAACGTCCTGGACTTTTCTTAGTGGTTGCTTTCATAGTTGCCCAGTTG TTTGCAACTATGATAGCAGTGTATGCAAACTGGGGTTTTGCAAGGATACATGGCGCTGGCTGGGGGTGGGCTGGTGTCATTTGGCTATACAGTTTGATAACTTATATCCCTCTCGATATTCTCAAGTTTACCATTCGCTATGCTCTCAGTGGAAGGGCTTGGAACAACCTTTTGCAAAATAAG ACTGCTTTTACAACAAAGAAAGATTATGgtaaagaagagagagaagcaCAATGGGCCACCTCACAAAGAACTATTCATGGTCTCCAACCACCTCAAACCAACATCATTGCTTCTGATAGAATCAGCTGTGGCGGCGAGCTTTCCGAAATCGCCGAGCAAGCCAAGCGACGAGCTGAAATTGCAAG GCTCCGCGAGTTACACACTCTGAAAGGTCGGGTCGAGTCGGTAGTGAAGCTGAAAGGTCTAGACATTGATACTATTAATCAACATTATACGGTGTAA
- the LOC120085380 gene encoding peroxidase 45-like, with product MKIYTFLFLPFFLLLLLSTCCFAQLHLNFYHNSCPNVESIVRAAVKQKFEQTFVTAPATLRLFFHDCFVRGCDASVLIQTNNHTSEKDNAENLSLAGDGFDTVIKAKAAVDSVPGCKNKVSCADILALATRDVVALTGGPSYDVELGRRDGRISTRKSVRHHLPQPGFGLNQLNAMFAKHGLTQTDMIALSGAHTIGFSHCKHFSKRLYSFHGKNRVDPTFNPTYVDELKKECPRNVDQRIAVDMDSTSSFTFDNMYFKNLQMGKGLFTSDQVLFTDPRSRRTVNLFASNNTAFEQAFVVAMTKLGRVGVKTRNQGEIRIDCSSVN from the exons ATGAAAATCTATAcctttctttttctccctttctttcttcttcttcttctttcaactTGCTGTTTTGCTCAGCTTCATCTCAACTTTTACCATAATTCATGTCCAAATGTTGAGTCCATTGTAAGAGCTGCAGTGAAACAGAAATTTGAACAAACTTTTGTCACTGCCCCTGCCACTTTAAGGCTCTTCTTTCATGATTGTTTTGTTAGG GGTTGTGATGCTTCTGTGTTGATTCAAACAAATAACCACACTTCTGAGAAAGATAATGCAGAGAATCTTTCGCTCGCCGGAGACGGGTTCGACACTGTAATCAAAGCTAAGGCTGCCGTCGATAGCGTGCCGGGATGTAAGAATAAGGTCTCTTGTGCTGACATATTGGCTTTGGCTACTAGAGATGTTGTAGCTTTG ACAGGAGGACCGTCGTATGACGTGGAGTTAGGAAGACGAGACGGGCGGATCTCGACGAGAAAGAGCGTTCGACATCATCTTCCTCAGCCTGGTTTTGGATTAAATCAACTCAATGCTATGTTTGCAAAACATGGTCTAACTCAAACAGACATGATTGCTCTCTCAG GTGCACATACAATTGGATTCTCACATTGTAAGCACTTTTCCAAAAGGCTATATAGTTTCCACGGCAAAAACAGAGTCGACCCCACGTTCAATCCGACATACGTCGACGAGCTCAAGAAGGAATGCCCGAGAAATGTCGACCAGAGAATCGCGGTTGACATGGACTCGACGTCGTCGTTCACATTCGACAACATGTACTTCAAGAATCTTCAAATGGGAAAAGGACTGTTCACCTCAGACCAAGTCTTGTTTACTGATCCAAGATCAAGAAGAACAGTGAACTTATTTGCTTCCAACAATACAGCTTTTGAGCAAGCTTTTGTGGTTGCAATGACAAAGCTTGGGAGAGTTGGAGTTAAAACAAGAAACCAAGGGGAGATCAGAATTGACTGTTCATCAGTGaactaa